The following DNA comes from Phoenix dactylifera cultivar Barhee BC4 unplaced genomic scaffold, palm_55x_up_171113_PBpolish2nd_filt_p 000182F, whole genome shotgun sequence.
gaactaACAGAATTATGGCAAGACTATTTGAGAAACTTATGGGAAATATTCATAAGAGAGATCAACAACCAGATGTTTGTAGGTTGAAGATTTAAAATGTGGGCCATAGAATCTTCTGATGAATGTACAGTTATTTCCCAAATATGAGTCTGAGACACTCCCACATAGTTCCTTTCATTTAGTTGAAATTCAAAATGTGCAACCTCTAAATGTCAAGATGTTACTTGGATGTTCTTAGTGAGAAGGTAAAGTCATCAAATTCTCTCTTTCGTTTGCGAAGCTGTTACAATGACACCAAAATGACGGGAATTTCCAATATCCCACTAAAACATGATTTGAACCTTGGAGTGACTGTTGGTCAAGTTGTTGCTATGAAGGATGACATTATCATTTGCAAAGAAGTTTACAAATCAAGTATGATTGGAATCACTTCAGGACTTCTTCTCTTTTATGCTTACCATACTTCTCTCCAAGTGAAATGTTCAGCCTCCCCATGTAATGTCATGGTAGAATCATTAGGGTATCCTAAGCAGTAAGCATGCTTCAGCTTCCTTCTTGAAGGAGTAAATTAATAGAGACCTATCAATTTAGAACAAGTAAAAACACATTGTAAATCTAAATTAAACCCCTAGAATTGACACTTCTTGTTTAGTGACTATAAGATCATAGATTAGCTCAAAGTATAACCAAGAGGTTAGAGGCCAACAGGTTGTTTGGGAGTTTTATGAATTATCAGTGCATAACGACACATCTAACTGTATGAAATATAACATAATCTGAAAATAATGTAAAATCACAAAATATCATGaaatggatcggaccatattgGAAAAATTTGTAAAAGTTATATGTTTCATCACCACTTTGTGAAAAATCTTTAGGTATGAATATATTAGATACCTGTGACTCGATTGGTGAAATAGTCTCCCtctccaaaaaaatatattttttaaaaaaaaatatgcctTTTCAAACAATATGCTTTTGATTTCAAAATCATGACATCCCGGTCCTTCCTACATTGAGCAGAATTTACTTGTTCATGATTTCTTTTCCTCCCTATTACCTTATACTTTCTAATTATAGACCTTCTTCTTTTAACATCCATagatttgtttaaaaaaatatcaactcaaaattagaaatttttGAATCAAATAACGAATAGAATCATGATTTTGAAATCAAAATCCTTGACAATAATTTAAGAGTTTAATCATATAAGAATGCTTTTAGTTcacatattttttaaataatcccAGGGTATTTAGATAATCATGGTCTTATATCAAAATGATGTTTCTAAGTGTTTAAAAGAATTAACTCGTATATGATACATGAAGGTACAAAAGTATTATTGAAGAATTACAACATAATTAGTCTACAACTACATTTCAAGCCCCAAACGACTTTTTTTCTTTGACAAATGTTATGTTACACACTTTACTCCTATTATTAATTCTTGAATTACTCTTACATCTACCAAGTTGCACCTTAGTAGCCAAAATCTTTTGCTGAAGTTGTCATACTCATTTTGAAAAAAGCATTGAATTATTTCTATTGGTAATGGTACCAATTGAAGCCAAGTCAGTATGGTACTGATATGCTATTGCAACACATGATACAGTTTTTTGTGCCAATACCGATGCAAccaccctttttttatttttggtatgTTGATATAGGGTTGCTATTAGGCTGAGGGTTATTTTAGGGTTTGGTTAGAAAGGTTTTGGTTTATTAAGATTGAACTTCTTTTTGAGTGTGTCATTTAAGTGTCCTTTCATATAGGCTACGAACAGTATTTAAAATTGTAATGGGATAATATAGTTTTGAATGAAGAAAGAATATCTTATGGTACTTTCACCTCCATATATTTCTTCATCTTACTTCTCCTAATCCTTTCCCagcatctcttctctttctttcttctaatGAAACATATAGCATGAGTTTGCTCCTACTTGTTGAGGCCCAAAATTTCCCATGGGACTACTAATAGAAATCCCATGACAAGAATGCAAAACATGTGAACACATggatatttctttcttttttgtttaatAAGATAACAAAATGTTGTCTCAACATATGAACATATTAGTAAAAGTTGAGATCAAAAAGTTAACCCTCACTCTCTTCTACCTGCTCGAATGCAGAATATCCAAAAAAAGCAACAGGCTCCGTATTGACTAGTATTGAGCAAAATCAGCAAGTGCTGGTCTATACTTCACTGCAACAGTTGGTATCAAGTTGTACAGACTAGGAAAGATTAGTTCCATTAGGCTTTCTCATATTAACCCCATCTCTAAGCCTGGTTCCCTACTATTGCAGTAAAATATGCCTGATATGGACCAGTAcaaacaaaatctttcattctTGCTTCGGAATTTCACATGTACACCCGTTTTCTAAGTAATtcccatttttcttttggtgcTTCCACACTTGAATATGCTCCAACTTCAGGTAACGAAGGTTCTATATTGTGTGATGGCATTCTGCAAAATTCAATTAACTACACTAGGATAAATTTCACCACTCTCTTTACGGTATGAAGGATCAATGAATGTTAATTACAAAAGTTGAGTGCAATATAAATGCTTGTTTCCTCCTTTTGCATGTGCTTAATTAAGATTAAAGATGGTTCAAATTGCAATAACAATCCATCTAGGATAGGGGAATTGATTTGAATCACAATAGCACAACTCTCAAAGTAAGTAGGCTTATTAGTGTAGAAAACATCAAGTGAACCAAATGCACTCAATTTCATTAAAACCCTAGAGGAACACCTCTTGAAATTCCCATAATGATACTACTGTGGAAAGTCATTTAAGAAATGCAACCTCTTAGGCCTATGGAAGAAGAATCTTAATCAAATGACCAGCACCTTGAATCCTCATAAAACACTGAGATCAAAGCTGAGTCAAAGCAAGGAAAGTTTCAGGCAGCCACGTATTGCACACCTGGATGTTTCATGCAAAAACCATGCCATGTCTAACAGTAGTTGTTCTAGAATTACTCACAGTAACTCAGCTATTTCAAATATAGGTGTCCTTTTAGTTTGAATAAGTACTGATGTTATGAATTATTCTCAAAGCAGTCAATTTTCAAGAAGAGCTCTCTTGTAGAAGAtttcattaaaatttgaaaattttcccCATTATACCATCTGCTGCATATACAATATCAATATCTGCATTGGGTTATCTCTACAGTAAAGCTTCCAATCAAGGTACGTCTCAGTATCGGGCTCTGTACTGATACCATCCTATTGCTGTATTGGAATGCCCGGTATAGAAGCCAGTTTGGTGTATCAAATATCGGTACACCCTTTTACCATATATCGGTACCAACCTAGTATGGTACCGTATGCTCTGTACCATCCGATTCAGTACGGTATAGCATACCTTGCTTCCAATCTAGTTAGAAGACTaaggtgcttttttttttttgctatctaATGGCGAGATTGCAAGAAATTTCAAGCCTTAGTGTTAAAATGATGTTTACTCAATGGATACCACGTTCTAATTTTTACCTTAATTACCATGTTCAAATTTTTGACCTTAATTTTTGTCTCGATATGAATACGTATAGATTCATATTAGTCTCAAACATAATTCCACAATCAAAGGAGTATTGGTATAGAGCTTGTAACAAGCAAAGGATGGAAAGCGATGCTATTTTTATGAGAATAAAAGCTTAAATTCCGAAAACtatgaagagaagaaaagccCTAACCTCGGGGAGCCATCTCTCATTCTCCGCGTCGGCGAGGACAAAACTGATCCACTTGGAGTTCCTTGCCTCCAACTCGAGCACAAGATCAAGCAAGGAGTTGCAGAGCCGGCACTTGGGGGAGTAGAACTCGATAACGGTCGCTTCCTTCCCGCTCGCCAGGGCCGAGGCGAGGGCTCGGTGTTCCGCCTCCCCCTGCTCCTCGCGTGACAGGGACGGCGTCTTCTGGCGACGGGAGCCGGCGGCGGAGACGGCAGAGGGGGAGGTGCCGCCCCTGGacgcggcggcggtggcggacTGGAGGAGGTTGTGGGCAAAAGAGCCGAGGTTCTGCAAGGATTTGAAGAGCCAGGGAGCGTCGAGGGATCCACAAGGATTGGGGGATTGGGGGTTTGGGTTCGGATCCCACGGCCACTTCCAGCAGAGAAGAAGTGGTGGCTTCGGAGCGGCTACCATTTCCCGTTTCGCAATCACGGCCTTGCGATGCGGGACAGCAGTAATGCATCGGTCTCGTGAATTATAAAAGCTTTGTCCCATTTGTAGCACGGGCCCAATAGACCATAGCGGTCCTACAACATTCAACAGGTACCGGACCCAAAcctattggattgggttcaatttGTAGTTGACCCTGACGTGACCCGAATAACCTTCTAGTCCTAAAATTCTTTAGATGAGCGTGGTCATCAGCTAATGGAATGGATCTGGTTTCAAAATCATAACTTGAAAATAAAGTCTCATCGGTTTCGGGTCAAGCATGTCCTACCTGTTTGCATCCCTATCGTTAGTGAATGAGATCTTGCCGTCTCATATTTATTATAACCCCTGGATTGTTTTAGATTAAATCACAGCCCTCAAATCAAACCTCCCCTTCACTCATCGTTTTGCTTCCTATGTGAGACGCGCCTGTTTGGAGATGGGCTACGCCGCGTGTAGCGGCGCCTAGCGGCCAAGTGGGAGTTTTTTGTAGTGGAGTCCCAAAGGCTGTCTGGGGGCATTCTGGTGTTGTGGAAGCGGGAGGTGGCCACTATAGATGTATTTCGTAACTGCCCTCAATAGGTTGTAATGGTTATTTCGAAGCCCAATGAAGTCCCGTGAGTCCTATGCAGCGTGTATGCGAGCACCGATTACAGAGTTAGGAGAGTTTTCTAGCATGAGATTACCAATTTGGTATCCCAGGATGTTCCGACATTGAGAAGAGAGGCGGCAGGGCTTTCACTGATTCGATAGATCAGAGGAAGTTCCGAGACTTTTTGTCGAGGAATGGCCTAGTGGATTTTGGCTTCTCAGGGCTACAGTTTACCTGGTGTAATAACCAGTCCGGCAAAACCAGGGTGTGGGAGCAAATAGACAGAGCCATAGCGTCTCCAAATTGGATCCTCCGCTTTCCCACCTAGCGGGTTAGTCACTTACCCCGGATTACATCTGACCACTGTCCATTGTTGATCTCGACAATGTTGAGTTCCAACCATCACTGACCCTTCCATTTTGAGAAGGTGTGGTTGTCATACCCCCGGTCCTAGGATATTGTCCGGGTGGCTTAGAGCATGCCAGTGCGACGTGATGCCATGCAGCAGATCCACACAGACTTGAGCTCACGAAGAGACGGTTTCGCCGATGGAATAGGGAGGTCGTGGGCAACATTTTTAGAAGGCTGGAGGAGGTAGAGGCTTCAATTGCTTATCTTCAAAAGAGGGAAAACCAGGGGGTGAGCTCTCGGAGGCTGACATGGCGGGCCTACGGGGGGTTATTTGCCACACATCACTCACTTATGCGACAGCATGAGGTTTTCTAGCAAATTTAGGATCCAATGGGTCAGTGAGGGGGACCGAAATATCAGCTTTTTCCACCGGATGACCGTCATCAGAAGGCAGAGGAGTATGATCCGATCCTTGCGGAATAGAATGGGCCAACGGGTGGAGGGCGAGTCTGAAATTAGATAGGTGTTGCTTGACTTTTTCAGATCTAGATGGACGGAGGACAAGGGTGTCGAGGACATCAGTCAGCTCCCGAGGCCGAACGTTGGGATTGGAGATGTAGAGAACGTGGCCTTGATTCGACCAGTGTCAGAGTTAGAGGTGCAGAAGGCGGTTTGGGCTCTGGCAGAAGATAAGGCCCCGGGACCGGAcgatttctcccctttttttctttcagagATATTGGCGCATCATTCGGAGAGCAGTGGTAGAGgcagtatagttgtttttcaatCAGGCAATAATGACAGAGGATTAGAAGGTCACCTACGTCACTCTAATACCAAAGCGCCATGATGCAGCAGAGCCGAGCCACTTCAGACCCATCAGTCTGTGCACCACACTGTACAAGGTCGTGGTAAGGATTATGGTGGGCAAGATAAAGCCACTGCTGCCAGGTATCATCTGTCAAGAGCAGGAAGCTTTTATGGGGGATAGGAGTATCTCCGACAATGTTTTGTTGGCCCAGaaaatgatgtgggatct
Coding sequences within:
- the LOC113461039 gene encoding uncharacterized protein LOC113461039, whose amino-acid sequence is MVAAPKPPLLLCWKWPWDPNPNPQSPNPCGSLDAPWLFKSLQNLGSFAHNLLQSATAAASRGGTSPSAVSAAGSRRQKTPSLSREEQGEAEHRALASALASGKEATVIEFYSPKCRLCNSLLDLVLELEARNSKWISFVLADAENERWLPELLHYDIKYVPCFVLLDKHGRALAKTGVPTSRLHVIAGLYHLLKLKQPSIHTEKNSP